A stretch of the Erinaceus europaeus chromosome 1, mEriEur2.1, whole genome shotgun sequence genome encodes the following:
- the TP53INP2 gene encoding tumor protein p53-inducible nuclear protein 2 isoform X2: protein MFQRFTSLFFSTPPPAEDPDSPRAFVSKEDEVDGWLIIDLPEGPGLGPARLQSSPLEDLLIEHPSMSVYVTGSTIVLEPGPPTPPPDAALPVADLSEGELVVPARREPRALHHAAAPLPARAAVLEKAGQMRRLQRARQRAERHALSAKVVQRQNRARESRPRRPKHQGSFVYQPCQRQFNY, encoded by the exons ATGTTCCAGCGCTTCACCAGCCTCTTCTTTAGCACCCCTCCACCCGCAGAGGACCCCGACAGCCCCCGAGCCTTCGTCTCCAAAGAGGATGAAGTGGACGGCTGGCTCATCATTGACCTGCCGG AGGGGCCCGGCCTCGGGCCTGCCCGCCTCCAGAGCAGCCCGCTGGAGGACCTCCTCATCGAGCACCCCAGCATGTCTGTTTACGTCACCGGCAGCACCATAGTGCTGGAGCCTgggccccccaccccgcccccggaCGCTGCCCTGCCTGTCGCCGACCTTAGCGAGGG GGAGCTGGTGGTGCCTGCCCGCCGCGAGCCCCGAGCCCTGCACCACGCTGCCGCCCCACTGCCGGCGCGGGCTGCTGTGCTGGAGAAAGCCGGGCAGATGCGGCGGCTGCAGCGGGCCCGGCAGCGAGCAGAGCGCCACGCGCTGAGCGCCAAGGTGGTGCAGAGGCAGAACCGCGCCCGCGAGAGCCGTCCGCGTCGGCCCAAGCACCAGGGCAGCTTCGTCTACCAGCCGTGCCAGCGCCAGTTCAACTACTGA
- the TP53INP2 gene encoding tumor protein p53-inducible nuclear protein 2 isoform X1, with amino-acid sequence MFQRFTSLFFSTPPPAEDPDSPRAFVSKEDEVDGWLIIDLPDSYAAPPSPGVAPAPAGRPPPAPSLMDESWFVTPPACFTAEGPGLGPARLQSSPLEDLLIEHPSMSVYVTGSTIVLEPGPPTPPPDAALPVADLSEGELVVPARREPRALHHAAAPLPARAAVLEKAGQMRRLQRARQRAERHALSAKVVQRQNRARESRPRRPKHQGSFVYQPCQRQFNY; translated from the exons ATGTTCCAGCGCTTCACCAGCCTCTTCTTTAGCACCCCTCCACCCGCAGAGGACCCCGACAGCCCCCGAGCCTTCGTCTCCAAAGAGGATGAAGTGGACGGCTGGCTCATCATTGACCTGCCGG ACAGCTACGCAGCTCCTCCCAGCCCCGGGGTCGCCCCTGCCCCCGCGGGCCGCCCTCCGCCCGCGCCCTCCTTGATGGACGAGAGCTGGTTTGTCACCCCTCCCGCCTGTTTTACTGCAGAGGGGCCCGGCCTCGGGCCTGCCCGCCTCCAGAGCAGCCCGCTGGAGGACCTCCTCATCGAGCACCCCAGCATGTCTGTTTACGTCACCGGCAGCACCATAGTGCTGGAGCCTgggccccccaccccgcccccggaCGCTGCCCTGCCTGTCGCCGACCTTAGCGAGGG GGAGCTGGTGGTGCCTGCCCGCCGCGAGCCCCGAGCCCTGCACCACGCTGCCGCCCCACTGCCGGCGCGGGCTGCTGTGCTGGAGAAAGCCGGGCAGATGCGGCGGCTGCAGCGGGCCCGGCAGCGAGCAGAGCGCCACGCGCTGAGCGCCAAGGTGGTGCAGAGGCAGAACCGCGCCCGCGAGAGCCGTCCGCGTCGGCCCAAGCACCAGGGCAGCTTCGTCTACCAGCCGTGCCAGCGCCAGTTCAACTACTGA